GACTACGTCGTCCATGTCAACCACGGCATCGGGCGCTACCTGGGCATCACCCTGCTGGAGATCGGCGGGGTCAAGCGGGAGTACCTGCAGGTCAAGTACGCTGGCGAAGACAAGCTTTACGTTCCCACCGACCAGCTGGGGATGGTCCAGAAGTACATCGGGGCCGAGGGCGAGGTTCCCCGCCTCTCGCGCCTCGGCGGCACCGACTGGGCCCGCGCCAAGAGGCGGGTGCGCGAGGCCGTGCGCGAGATGGCGCAGGACCTGGTCAACCTCTACGCCGCACGCCAGTCGCTGGCAGGGTTCGCCTTCCCGTCCGACACCCCCTGGCAGGGCGAGTTCGAGCAGGCCTTCCCCTACCAGGAAACCCCCGACCAGATCCGGGCCATCGCGGAGATCAAGAAGGACATGGAACGGCCGCGGCCCATGGACCGCCTGCTGTGCGGGGACGTGGGCTACGGGAAGACCGAGGTCGCCATGCGCGCCGCCTTCAAGGCGGTGACGGCGGGCAAACAGGTCGCCGTCCTGGTCCCGACCACCGTTCTGGCCCAGCAGCATTACAATACCTTCCGCGAGCGTTTCACGGGCTATCCGGTCAAGATCGACGTGCTGAGCCGCTTCAGGTCCCCGCGGGAGCAGCGCGAGGTCCTCACCGGCCTGTCCCGCGGGAGCATCGACATCGTCATCGGGACGCACCGCCTGGTCCAGGATGACGTCACGTTCAAAGACCTCGGGCTGGTCGTCGTGGACGAGGAACAGCGTTTCGGGGTGCTGCACAAGGAAAGGCTGAAGATCCTCTACCCCCGGGTGGACGTCCTGACCCTTACGGCGACCCCCATCCCGCGCACTCTCTACATGTCCCTCATCGGCATCCGGGACACCAGCGTCCTCGAGACCCCGCCCCGGGACCGTTTCCCGGTACAGACCTACGTCCTGGAGGAGGACCCGGTCATCATCCGGGAGGCCGTCGTCCGCGAGCTGGGGCGGGGCGGCCAGGTATATTTCGTGCACAACCGTGTCATGGAACTGGACCGGGTGGCGGGCTGGGTGCAGGATCTGGTGCCCGAGGCGCGGGTGGCGATGGCCCACGGCCAGATGCGCGAGGACGACCTGGAGCAGGTCATGGTCGACTTTAACAACGGCGAATACGACATCCTGGTCTGCACGACCATTATTGAGTCCGGGCTTGACATCCCGAACGTCAACACCCTGATCGTCAAGGACAGCGACCAGCTCGGCCTGGCCCAGCTTTACCAGCTGCGGGGCCGTGTCGGCCGTTCCAACCGCCTGGCTTACGCCTACCTGACTTTCCGCCGGGAGCGGATCCTGGCCGAGGCGGCCGAGAAACGCCTGGCCGCCGTCCGCGACTTCACCGACTTCGGCAGCGGGTACCGCCTGGCGAAGCGGGACCTGGAGATCCGCGGCGCGGGCAACCTCCTCGGCACCGAGCAGCACGGGCACATTTCGGTGGTCGGCTTTGAGATGTACTGCCGCCTGCTGGAGGAGGCGGTTCGCGAACTCAAGGGTGAAGCCCCGGTGCCGGAGGTCGACACGGTCGTCGAGCTGCCGGTGACCGCCTTCCTGCCCGACGACTACATTCAGGACGCCGAGGAGAAGGTGCGCCTCTACCATCTTCTGGCCGGGGTCAAGGACCCCGCGGCGGTGGATGACCTGGCGGCCGAATTGCAGGACCGCTTCGGGCGGCCGCCGGCGCCGGTGGCCAACCTCCTGGCCGTGGCCCGCATCCGGGCGCGGGCACGGCGGCTCGGCATCAAGGCCGTCAACCGCCAGGACTGGTTCCTCCGCTTCGTCCTGGCCCCCGAGCACGCCCTGACCGGGGAAAGGCTGGTGGCCGCCACCCGTGAATACCCGGGGCGCTTGCGCTTCAAGGAGGACGAGGACCAGTTCGAGATCCGGCTGCGGGTGCCCCCGCGCCTCGAACCCGAGGGTGTGCTGCGTGAAGTCGAGGGATTCTTCGAATGCCTGGAAAAAAATGAATAAACCAAAATGACCGGCTGTATACTATTCGCAGGAAGAACGCACAATCCTATGTAGAAAAGGAGGGACGGAAGTCAATGAAGGCAACGGGCATTGTACGCCGCATTGATGACCTGGGACGGGTGGTCATCCCGAAGGAAATTCGCCGCACGCTTCGCATCAGAGAAGGCGACCCCCTGGAGATCTTCGTGGACCGGGACGGCGAGGTGATCCTGAAGAAGTACTCGCCGATCGGGGAACTCGGGGATTTCGCCAAGGAATACGCCGATTCCCTCTATGAGGCTACCGGACATATCGCCTGCATCGCCGACCGGGACGCGATCATCGCCGTCTCGGGCGCCCCCAAGAAGGAGTTCCTGAACAAACCTGTCGGCCCGGCCGTGGAAAAGGTCATGGAGGACCGCAAACCGGTGATCATCAATGCCCCGGGCGAAGACGCCCTCTGCAAGGAGTGCCTGGCGGTCGACAACGGTGAGTGCCGCTACACGGCCGAGGTCATCGCCCCGATCATCGCCGAGGGCGACCCGATCGGCGCCGTGATGCTCATCTCCAAGGAGCCGAACATCAAGATGGGCCAGTTGGAGCTGAAACTGGCCGAGACCGCCGCGGGCTTCCTGGCCAAACAGATGGAGCAGTAGGACGGTCGTCGGTCGTCAGGCGTCGGGCGTCGGATTCGAAGGGATGGAGCGAAAATGGTTTGCCATGCCGTGTGAATTATGGCAATCTAAGATCAGGTCAATCCGTTTAAAATGGCCGTAAGGCCATTCTTTTTTGGAGGTGTGACGGTTGCCCATCGCGATCACCCTGGCGGGGTTGGGCCCGGGGGCCAGGGAGGCGCTCCCCCTGGGAGTTTGGGAAGCCCTGCGGGGGGCGGACCCGCGGGTGTACCTGCGGACGGCGCGGCACCCGGTGGTTGAATGGCTGGCGGCCGAGGGGGTGGCGTATCACTCCTTCGACTCCTTTTACGAGGAGGAAGCGGACTTCGCCGCCGTCTACCGCCGCATCGCCGGGGACGTGCTGGATGCCGCCGCGGACGGCCCGCTGGTCTATGCCACCCCCGGCCATCCGTTGGTCGCGGAGGATGCCTCGCGCCTCATCATCGATGGTGCCCGGGAGAGAGGGCTTGAGATTCGTCTGCTGGCGGCGCCGTCCTTCCTGGATGCCGTTTTCGCCACCCTGCGCCTCGACCCGGCGGACGGGCTCAACATCCTGGACGCCCTTGCCCCGGACCGGATGCGCCCGCTGGTGAAGGCGCCCAACGTCCTCATTCAGGTCCACAGCCGGATGGTGGCGGGGGAGGCGAAGATCCGCCTCATGGACTACTACCCCGACGACCACCCGGTGACGGTGGTGCGCGCGGCCGGGGTGGAAGGAGAGGAAAGGGTGGCGTCCGTACCCCTTTATGAACTGGACAGGCTGTCCTGGATCGACCACCTGACTTCCGTCTACCTGCCGCCGGTGCCCGCCGGGACTTGCTATGCCATGGATGACCTGGTGGCCATCATGGCCGCCCTGCGGGCCGAAAACGGGTGCCCCTGGGACCGGGAGCAGACCCACGAAAGCCTGCGTCGCTACCTGATAGAAGAAACTTACGAAGTGGTCGAAGCCGTGGAGCAAGGCGATATGCATAGTCTTTGCGAGGAATTGGGAGACTTGTTACTGCAGATCGTCTTCCATGCCCGGATCGCGCGGGAGAACGGGGAGTTCGACATCGGTGATGTCATTTCCGCCATTTGCCGCAAGATGATCCACCGCCACCCCCACGTCTTCGGGGAGGCCAAGGTGAAGGATGCGGCCGAGGTCCTGGCGAACTGGGAGCGCATTAAGCAAGGCGAGAAGCAGGGCCGGGTGTCCTGCCTGGCGGGAGTGCCCCGCAACCTGCCCGCCCTGCTGCGGGCGGACCAGGTGCAGGCCAAGGTGGCCCGGATCGGTTTTGACTGGCCCGATTATCGTGGGGCCCTGGCGAAGGTGGAAGAGGAGTTGGCCGAGGTGCGGGAAGCCCTGGCCGGGGACGACCGGGGCCGCCTGGCGGAGGAACTGGGTGACCTCCTGTTCGCCGCCGTAAACCTGGCGCGCCTCCGCGGCCTGGACGCCGAGGAGGCCCTGGGGAGGACGGTCGACAAATTTATCAGGCGCTTCAACCATATCGAAGAGCGCATACGCCAGTCGGGCCGCCGGCTGGGAGACGTCGACCTGGAGGAGATGGACCGCTGGTGGGATGAAGCAAAAAATCTAGAAAAATCCGCGGAAAACTTTTCTTAGGGGCAGGAAAAAGGCCCGATCCACAGAATAATTAACCCCACTGAAAATATCAAACCAGGAGGGATTACCGTGAACAAAGCGGAGCTGGTGGCGAGTGTTGCCGAGAAAACAGACCTGACCAAGAAAGACGTCGAGAAATGCCTGGCCGCCGTCCTTGACAGCGTCGGTGAGGCCCTGGCCAAGAACGACAAGGTTCAGCTGGTCGGTTTCGGCACCTTCGAGATCCGCGAACGCGCTGCGCGCAAGGGCAGAAACCCGCAGACCGGCGAGGAGATCGAGATCGCCGCGACCAGGGTGCCGGTGTTTAAGGCCGGCAAGGCCCTACGGGATGCCGTCAGCAAATAACCCGCACGGTGCGGTTAGATAAATTCCTGAAAGTCTCCCGCTTGATCAAGCGGCGTACCCTGGCTAATGAGGCTTGCGACCGGGGGCTGGTGACCCTGAACGGTAGGGTGGCCAAGGCCGGAGCATTGGTACGACCGGGTGATGTTCTGGCTTTACGGCTTGGGTCCCGCCTTATCAAGGTCGAGGTGCTGGCCGTGGAGGAAAGCGTGCCAGCGAAGGATGCTTCCGGTATGTACCGCCTGATCGCGGACGAACGAATATCGGAATAGTTTCACCTGAGGAGAGCACGATCCTCCGGCCGGCGAAAGTCGGCCGTTTTCTTTTTGCCGGGCCGCCCTTTACCTGACATCACCCATTGGAGGGGAGCATATCCATTCTAATAACCCTGGTTCTTGGGGGTGTCATGGGGCATGGACGCGGAGGTCCGGCATCGTTTGGAACTGCTGGAGCGCAAGGAGCTGCGGGTGACGGGCGTCTCCCATGTGGAGAGCTTCACCGACACCGAGATCATCGTCGAGACGGCCATGGGGTTCATCCTCCTGGTCGGCGAGGGCCTGCACATCACCCAGCTCAACCTCGACGAGGGCACGCTGGTCGTCGAGGGGCACCTGACGAGCATCCAGTACCAGGACGGCGGGAAGCGCGGCGGCCGTCAGCGTGCCCGGGGCGTGTTGAACCGGATCTTAAAGTAAGGGAGCGCCCGGATGATTTCCCTTCTCGACGGCCAGGTGGGCGCTTTTCTCTGGGCCATCGTCATCGGTGCCGCGGCGGCCTTGTTCTACGACCTGTACACCGCCGTCTGGACCGGGCTGCGTGTTCCAAGATGGGGAGTAGGGGTCGGCGATATCCTCTTCTGGGCGGTCTTGACCGTCCTTGTCTTCGCCCTGCTGATCGTGGGCAACGCCGGGGACGTCCGCTGGTACATCCTCCTGGGGATGGCCCTGGGGTATGCCGGTTACCGGCGCCTGCTGGGGGCCAGGGGCTACCGGTTCTGGCGGCGCCTGTTGCGCGGTGGGGGCAGGGCGTGCCGCCTGGCGGGCCGCCCCTTCGGCATGCTGTATGGCGGCCTGGCCTGGCCCGGCCGGCGGATCGTCCGCCGCCTGTTCCGCCGGCGCCGGGCCGCTCCCCCGCCGGAGGATGACAGCGCGGGGGATGTGTGAACTCATCACCGCCGGGGTGCATTACAACGGCACCCCGGATTTTTTATGACCGCCCCCGGCAGGAGAATCCCCCCGGGCGTAGAAACTGTGCTATATCTGTAGTCAATTTGTACACAGCTTGTGGACATAAACGGGGAATAACGGAAGATGCAGATCGAGATCCGGGGCGCCGAACGCCTGAGCCTCCGCGAGCGCCAGGTGGTAGTCCTGAAAGAAACGGGCCACAGCAACGAGTCGGTCGCGCGCAGACTGAACCTGGCGGCGAGCACGGTGGCTACGCTTTACAACCGCGCCCGGGCCAAGGGCTACCGGGTGGTAATTATCATTCCCGGCGAGGCCCTCGGCATCCCCGACGAGGAGGAGGCTGATGGAGAAGATGCAGACGGCCGGAACGGCACGGCCACGGAAGAGGTTTAATCCGACCAGGAGCCGCCTGCCGCTCCTGTTCCTCGCTATCCTGCTGTTTTATCTGGGCTTTTCCCTCGTCTTCCAGATGAACCGTCTCTGGGCGATGCAGGAGTCGGTGGCCGAGATGCAGGCGCGCGTTGAGGAACTGCAGACTAAGAACCAGGGCCTTTGGGAGCGCCTGCACGTCCTGCAATCGGACGGCTATATCGAGCAGGTGGCGCGGGAACGGCTGGGCCTCGTGAAGCCCGGCGAGACCAGGGTGGTGCCCCTGCCCCAGGGCCAGGCGTCGCCGGACGCCTCACACCCGGCCCCGGCCTCCCCGCAAGAAAGGCCGCTGGACACGAGCATCAGGGACTAGCCGGCCTGGTATATTGCGGATCGGCTCGGCCGCCCGCCCGGCTGCCGGAAGGTATTTCCTGAACCCGGGGGAGGAATTATATCCTCGGATGGAGAATACTCGCTTCCGGAGTTGAGGCGTGATGGCGGACAAAGGCTCAAGCATCAAGCGTGACGGATGGCGCGCCCGGATACGGCGGGCGGCGGGGTTTGCGCTCGGGGTGCTGGCCCTGGGCGTGGTGGATCTCCTGTTTTACAGGATCCCCCGCCTGTTCGGGCGCCGACGGCGGCCGGCGCAAGATCAAAGGCCTCTGGGGTAGGACCCGAGAGGCCTTTCTGGTTCGAACAGGCTCGGCTGAACTGCTAAGCTAAGGGCGAGGATGGGCCGGGCTTTCCTTCTTGGGCGGCTTTAGGGGATCACCTTGTTCAGCGGGTACTCGATGATATCCTGCGCCCCGGCGCGCTTCAGGGCCGGGATCAGGTCCCGGGCCTGGGTCTCGGAGAGGATGGTCTCCACCGCCACCCAGTCGCTGTTGTAGAGCTGGGAGATCGTCGGGTGCTTCATCGCGGGGAGCATCTCGAGCACGGCGTTTACCCGGTCTCCCGGGACGTTCATCTTCAGGCCGACCCGGCTCTCGGCGCGCAGGGCGCCGAGGAGCAGCATGGCGAGGTTCTGAAGCTTCCGGCGCTTCCAGGGGTCTTCCCAGGCCGCGGGGTTGGCGTGCAGCTTAGTGGTGGACTCCAGGATGGTTTCGATGATGCGCAGGTTGTTGGCGCGCAGGGAACTCCCGGTCTCGGTCAGGTCGGCGATGGCGTCGACGAGTTCGGGCACCTTAACCTCGGTCGCCCCGTAGGAGTATTCGATGGCCGCCTTGACGCCGCGCTCTTCCAGGTAGCGCTGGGTGACCCGGACCAGCTCGGTGGCGATGCGCTTCCCCTGCAGGTCGGCCACGCTCTGGATGGGGCTGTCGTTGGCGACGGCCAGGACGAGGCGCACCGGGCGCTGGGACTGCTTGGCGTAGACCAGGTCGGCGACCTCGACCACGTCGGCCTCGTTCTCCTTGATCCAGTCCAGCCCCGAGAGGCCGGCGTCCATGACCCCCTGGTGCACGTAGCGCGGGATCTCCTGGGCGCGCATCAGGACCGGCTCGATTTCCGGGTCGTCGATCGTCGGGTAATAGGACCGGCCGTTGACGGTGATCTTGTAACCGGCCTTGCGAAAGAGTTGGAAGGTGGCCTCCTGCAGGCTCCCCTTGGGGAGGCCGAGACGAAGTTTCAAGCGAAAGGCCCTCCTTGACTGGTTATATATTAAAGAAACCATACATGAATCTATAGCCGAGAAAAGCTTCCCCGTCAAGGCTTTGCGGGTTGGAACAGCAGTTTTTACTTAGATTTTACAGGCAGGGAGGTCAACCTGGTGCGCGTCGGAGTCGTCGACATCGGAACCAACTCGGTACGGCTGCTGGTGGCCGAGGTTACAGGACGTGAAATTAAGGAACTGGAGCGGGACCTCAGGACGACGCGGCTGGGGGAGGGCCCGGACGGGCTGCTCCGCCCGGAGGCCATGGCCCGCACGGTGCGGGCGGTCGGGGAGTTAGCCGCCAGAATGCGCGCCGCCGGAGCGGCGCGCGCCGTGCTGGCCGGGACCGCCGCCGTGCGGGAGGCGGCAAACCGCGAGGAATTCGCCGGGCTGGTCCGGAAGGAGACCGGCCTTGCACTGCGGGTCCTGACGGGGGAGGAGGAAGCGCTCCTCGGCTACCGGGGGGCGGTCTGGGGGCTCTCCGGCCGGATATCGGGGCCGGTGGTGACCATGGACATCGGCGGGGGGAGCACCGAGTTCGCCTGGGAGGACGGGGAGGGCCGGCTGCGGTACCTGAGCCTGCCCGTCGGAGCGGTGCGGATGACCGAGAGGTCTTCCACCATGAATGACGTCCGGGAACTCCTGAAGCCGGCCGTTGACGCTTTAAGAGAAAGCGGGCAGGGTGCGCCCCGGAAACTGGTGGGCATGGGGGGAACGGTGACCACCCTGGCGGCCATGGCGCAGGGCCTGCGCCGTTATGACCCCGGCCGGGTCCACGGGTACCCGCTTCACGTGTCCGAGGTGGAGCGCCTGCTCGCGGCGCTGCAGGCGACGCTGCTGGAGGAGCGCCGGCGGATGCCCGGGTTGCAGCCGGAGCGCGCCGACATTATTCCCGCCGGGGCGATGATCGCCCTCGCCGCCATGCGCGGCCTGGGGCGAGCGGTGATGTATGTGTGCCAGACCGACATCCTGCACGGGTTGGCCCTTGCCGTGGCCCGGGATGTCGAAACAAAATCCCTGGCCCGGGACTAAATGCGACAGGGCTTTTCCCCTCTCCTTACTATAATGGTAAAAACTGGTGAGCGTAAGGTAAGAAGGAGTGGAAAAGCTTTGGCTGAGTGGGCAGGC
The sequence above is a segment of the Thermoanaerobacterales bacterium genome. Coding sequences within it:
- the mfd gene encoding transcription-repair coupling factor, which codes for MRFLVDLIAAVPALKGLGEPAGRAPVRDHVHGAGGSHQALLGAVLGRRDKPLLVVTPGEKEALQIAENLGHLLPDRGVFLLPSWEILPVQVLAYSRHIIVPRLRALEALSRGLNPVVVAPVEGLARRLPPPAALRESVFSLRRGAEADPEDLRLRLVTLGYEAVARVEGEGQFASRGGILDVFPSTAAQPVRLEFWGDEIVSMRLFDPETQRSESEVEEVPVAPLHEVVVLDHGRWESARRALEQDGAALLKKLKGAGREQDAAYLGEHLPEVLARMEQRQYFPGIEEFLDYFYPEAVSFFAYLPPGTMALVAEPDRMAEVGQRFEQQRVQGYGSLLEQGRALPRQYRAYLSWPEIMQGITALPLVYATFLPRVAAFPPPGRTFHFLVKGLPGTLGRADALVGDIQSWRHRGYAVGLLAGSAERAKKLVTALRRSGVDAFESADLSELVPGNVAVNAGKLSQGFEVPDARLAVFTEPEIYGKRLYDRQKPYRKETRTLAELDLNPGDYVVHVNHGIGRYLGITLLEIGGVKREYLQVKYAGEDKLYVPTDQLGMVQKYIGAEGEVPRLSRLGGTDWARAKRRVREAVREMAQDLVNLYAARQSLAGFAFPSDTPWQGEFEQAFPYQETPDQIRAIAEIKKDMERPRPMDRLLCGDVGYGKTEVAMRAAFKAVTAGKQVAVLVPTTVLAQQHYNTFRERFTGYPVKIDVLSRFRSPREQREVLTGLSRGSIDIVIGTHRLVQDDVTFKDLGLVVVDEEQRFGVLHKERLKILYPRVDVLTLTATPIPRTLYMSLIGIRDTSVLETPPRDRFPVQTYVLEEDPVIIREAVVRELGRGGQVYFVHNRVMELDRVAGWVQDLVPEARVAMAHGQMREDDLEQVMVDFNNGEYDILVCTTIIESGLDIPNVNTLIVKDSDQLGLAQLYQLRGRVGRSNRLAYAYLTFRRERILAEAAEKRLAAVRDFTDFGSGYRLAKRDLEIRGAGNLLGTEQHGHISVVGFEMYCRLLEEAVRELKGEAPVPEVDTVVELPVTAFLPDDYIQDAEEKVRLYHLLAGVKDPAAVDDLAAELQDRFGRPPAPVANLLAVARIRARARRLGIKAVNRQDWFLRFVLAPEHALTGERLVAATREYPGRLRFKEDEDQFEIRLRVPPRLEPEGVLREVEGFFECLEKNE
- the spoVT gene encoding stage V sporulation protein T produces the protein MKATGIVRRIDDLGRVVIPKEIRRTLRIREGDPLEIFVDRDGEVILKKYSPIGELGDFAKEYADSLYEATGHIACIADRDAIIAVSGAPKKEFLNKPVGPAVEKVMEDRKPVIINAPGEDALCKECLAVDNGECRYTAEVIAPIIAEGDPIGAVMLISKEPNIKMGQLELKLAETAAGFLAKQMEQ
- the mazG gene encoding nucleoside triphosphate pyrophosphohydrolase, producing the protein MPIAITLAGLGPGAREALPLGVWEALRGADPRVYLRTARHPVVEWLAAEGVAYHSFDSFYEEEADFAAVYRRIAGDVLDAAADGPLVYATPGHPLVAEDASRLIIDGARERGLEIRLLAAPSFLDAVFATLRLDPADGLNILDALAPDRMRPLVKAPNVLIQVHSRMVAGEAKIRLMDYYPDDHPVTVVRAAGVEGEERVASVPLYELDRLSWIDHLTSVYLPPVPAGTCYAMDDLVAIMAALRAENGCPWDREQTHESLRRYLIEETYEVVEAVEQGDMHSLCEELGDLLLQIVFHARIARENGEFDIGDVISAICRKMIHRHPHVFGEAKVKDAAEVLANWERIKQGEKQGRVSCLAGVPRNLPALLRADQVQAKVARIGFDWPDYRGALAKVEEELAEVREALAGDDRGRLAEELGDLLFAAVNLARLRGLDAEEALGRTVDKFIRRFNHIEERIRQSGRRLGDVDLEEMDRWWDEAKNLEKSAENFS
- a CDS encoding HU family DNA-binding protein, producing MNKAELVASVAEKTDLTKKDVEKCLAAVLDSVGEALAKNDKVQLVGFGTFEIRERAARKGRNPQTGEEIEIAATRVPVFKAGKALRDAVSK
- a CDS encoding RNA-binding S4 domain-containing protein — encoded protein: MRLDKFLKVSRLIKRRTLANEACDRGLVTLNGRVAKAGALVRPGDVLALRLGSRLIKVEVLAVEESVPAKDASGMYRLIADERISE
- the yabP gene encoding sporulation protein YabP, yielding MDAEVRHRLELLERKELRVTGVSHVESFTDTEIIVETAMGFILLVGEGLHITQLNLDEGTLVVEGHLTSIQYQDGGKRGGRQRARGVLNRILK
- a CDS encoding spore cortex biosynthesis protein YabQ, which translates into the protein MISLLDGQVGAFLWAIVIGAAAALFYDLYTAVWTGLRVPRWGVGVGDILFWAVLTVLVFALLIVGNAGDVRWYILLGMALGYAGYRRLLGARGYRFWRRLLRGGGRACRLAGRPFGMLYGGLAWPGRRIVRRLFRRRRAAPPPEDDSAGDV
- a CDS encoding sigma factor-like helix-turn-helix DNA-binding protein; this translates as MQIEIRGAERLSLRERQVVVLKETGHSNESVARRLNLAASTVATLYNRARAKGYRVVIIIPGEALGIPDEEEADGEDADGRNGTATEEV
- a CDS encoding septum formation initiator family protein, with protein sequence MEKMQTAGTARPRKRFNPTRSRLPLLFLAILLFYLGFSLVFQMNRLWAMQESVAEMQARVEELQTKNQGLWERLHVLQSDGYIEQVARERLGLVKPGETRVVPLPQGQASPDASHPAPASPQERPLDTSIRD
- the hisG gene encoding ATP phosphoribosyltransferase, whose amino-acid sequence is MKLRLGLPKGSLQEATFQLFRKAGYKITVNGRSYYPTIDDPEIEPVLMRAQEIPRYVHQGVMDAGLSGLDWIKENEADVVEVADLVYAKQSQRPVRLVLAVANDSPIQSVADLQGKRIATELVRVTQRYLEERGVKAAIEYSYGATEVKVPELVDAIADLTETGSSLRANNLRIIETILESTTKLHANPAAWEDPWKRRKLQNLAMLLLGALRAESRVGLKMNVPGDRVNAVLEMLPAMKHPTISQLYNSDWVAVETILSETQARDLIPALKRAGAQDIIEYPLNKVIP